The Gouania willdenowi chromosome 20, fGouWil2.1, whole genome shotgun sequence genome window below encodes:
- the LOC114454138 gene encoding calponin-3-like → MTHFNKGPAYGLSAEVRSKIAQKYDSQKEEELRFWIEEVTGMSIGENFQRGLKDGVILCELINKLAPGSVKKINLSQLNWHKLENLGNFIKAILTYGLKPNDIFEANDLFENGNLTQVQTTLLALASMAKTKGMDTKVNIGVKYADKQARHFDDEKIKAGQCVIGLQMGTNKCASQAGMTAYGTRRHLYDPKTQTDKPYDQTTISLQMGTNKGASQAGMSAPGTRRDIFDQKVALQPADNSTISLQMGTNKVASQQGMSVYGLGRQVYDPKYCAPPTEPVLANGSQGTGTNGSNGSDISDSDYQADFQEDEYHGYHDNYSSHYSQHNTDY, encoded by the exons ATGACGCATTTTAACAAAGGACCGGCCTACGGACTGTCCGCGGAGGTCCGCAGCAAA ATTGCTCAGAAGTATGACTCACAGAAGGAGGAGGAACTACGCTTCTGGATCGAGGAGGTGACAGGAATGTCTATTGGAGAGAACTTCCAGAGAGGCCTGAAGGACGGAGTCATCCTTTGCGA ACTGATCAATAAATTGGCTCCAGGCTCAGTGAAGAAAATCAACCTGTCTCAGCTTAACTGGCACAAA CTTGAAAACTTGGGTAATTTCATCAAAGCCATCCTGACCTACGGCCTGAAGCCCAATGACATCTTTGAGGCCAACGACCTGTTTGAGAACGGGAACTTGACACAGGTCCAGACCACGCTGCTCGCCCTGGCCAGCATG GCCAAAACCAAAGGAATGGACACGAAAGTCAACATCGGTGTCAAATATGCAGACAAACAAGCACGGCACTTTGATGATGAGAAGATCAAAGCGGGACAGTGTGTGATCGGCCTGCAG atgGGAACCAACAAATGTGCGAGTCAGGCTGGAATGACGGCGTACGGAACCAGACGACACCTGTACGACCCCAAGACTCAGACGGACAAACCGTACGACCAGACCACCATCAGCCTGCAAATGGGAACCAATAAGGGAGCCAGTCAG GCGGGCATGTCAGCTCCAGGAACACGCAGAGACATCTTTGACCAGAAGGTGGCGCTGCAGCCTGCAGATAACTCCACCATCTCCCTACAGATGGGCACCAACAAGGTGGCGTCTCAGCAGGGCATGAGCGTGTACGGCCTGGGGCGACAGGTCTACGATCCCAAGTACTGTGCCCCGCCCACCGAGCCTGTCCTGGCCAATGGCAGCCAGGGAACCGGCACCAACGGGTCCAACGGATCCGACATCAGCGACAGCGACTATCAGGCCGACTTCCAGGAGGATGAGTACCACGGTTACCATGACAACTACAGCTCCCACTACAGCCAGCATAACACGGACTACTAG